ATAAGGTTGTTTGCTTTAGCGGCTTCTTTTGTGCCTCTAATCAGGATGGAAATAACGAATACAACAATAAGAAAGGCAGGCAGGTTCATGGAAAAACCTTCTCCCGCATAGCTTGCAGGATCTGAGGTAAGGTAATCCGGCAGGTGGAGCCCGAACATTTTCAGCAGTTTATTGAAATAACCGGACCATGAAACGGCCACTGTCATGGATCCCATGGCATATTCGAGGATAAGACCCCAGCCGATAATCCAGGCGAAGATCTCCCCTACCGTTCCGTAGGCATACGCATAGGCAGAACCTTCCACAGGTAATATGGAAGCGAACTCAGAATAACATAAAGCTGCAAAGACACATGCAATCCCTGCAATGATGAAAGATATTGCTAAAGCAGGACCCGCATGGTAATAGGCACCGGTACCCGTCAACACGAAGATTCCCCCCCCGATGATGGCGCCGATGCCGATGGCTGTAAGACTCCATTTTCCAAGCACTCTTTTAAGCTGACTACTTTTAACATCATTCTCAAAAGCACTCATGGGCTTTTTCGTCCAGATTTTTGACATATTTTATTATTTATTAAAGATTTACGAAAATATAAAAAAAATAGAAACTTTAACGTTTATTAATAAATTTAAAACAATATTTATACATAAAAAATTTTAAAATTCTGATTTACACATTATTTAAACCATTTTCAGGAGCGTAATTTTTTGTTTATTTTTGGTGTCATGAATTTATATGACCTCTTCATAAAACCTTATGAAACCTACACTTCTATACAGGTCTTTTCAGAAGCCTTTGCCGCCGTTTTCGGAATTCTGAGCGTTTATTTTTCAATTAAAAAAAACATCTGGGTTTATCCTACAGGAATCGTCTCCACCCTGCTTTATGTCTATATCCTTTTTGATTTCGGGCTGCTGGGCGACTGTATGATCAATATTTACTACACAGTCATGAGCATTTACGGATGGATGCTGTGGGCCGGAAGCTCAAAAGACCACATCCATGTGGAAGTTTCCCGGGCAACTGAAAAAGAATGGCGGTTCGGGATTTTACTTTTTGCCTTAAGTTTCATCTTAGTAAGTGCAGTATATTACTACAAACCTTACATTGACAACGGATTTTCAATGGCCGGTGCAGATCTGGGGCTTTATCACCTGGACTGGGCGAACTGGCTGGACGTTATGACCACTTCCGTTTTTCTGGTGGGCATGTGGTTTATGGCCAAACGTCGTATTGAAAACTGGATCTTCTGGATTATCGGGGATTTCATCTGCATCCCGATGATGATTTATAAAGGTTTAGGAATTACTTCGGTTCAATATTTGGTATTTACTGTAATGGCAATCCTGGGATATGCTACATGGAAAAAAAGTTTAAATAAAATGTATTAAAGTCATGAAAAATTTATTAAAAATAGCACTTAGCGTAATCACCATATCAAGTTTAACTTCTTGTGCAGTGTATTCTGATCCTGCGGTAAGCGGATACGGAGACCCATATTATGATAACGGTTCTTATTATGCCCCTCAGGGATATTACGGAAACGGAGGATATTGGGGAAATGACGGATATTATTACAGAAACGATGTCAATTACTACTATGATAACGGAACGCCTTACTATTACCAGAATTACGACAATTCCAGAAGAAAAGTATATGTAGACCGGAGATCAACTGCCTCCGGACAAGGAGCAACCAGTTCACAGAGGCCCAATAACGGTTTCAGAGGCGGCGTGCAGGACGGCCCTACGAATAACGGCAGTTCCAATACCGGGTTCAGGCAGAACAACGGCAGGCGGAACAACAGCCAGAGGCAGAACAGCGGATTCAGAAACCAGCAGCAGAGTACACCGAGAACGCAGAACAACAGCGGCGGATTCAGGAATAATTCTTCCACAAATTCCAATACCAACTCAAACAGCGGCGGGTTCAGGAACAGTACGGGGACAACCACTACGCAGCAAAACTCTTCATCGCAACAGAACAGCACCCGTAATACAAACAGCGGCGGATTCAGATAAGATGGTTATAAATAAAGAAACGGACAGCTCACACTGTTCGTTTTTGTTTTAATTGTAGTAATTTTGCACGTTCATTTTTAAGACCGATATGAGAGCAGAAAATATAGAATTTTATAAATACCAGGGCACGGGAAATGATTTTGTCATGATAGACAACCGTGACCTTCAGTTTCCTAAAAACAAAGAAATCATTGAGAAATTGTGCGACCGGAGATTCGGGGTGGGTGCAGACGGACTTATCCTGCTGGAAAACGATCCTTCGTACGATTTTAAAATGGTATACTATAATGCTGACGGCGGCGAAAGCACCATGTGCGGAAACGGCGG
The sequence above is a segment of the Chryseobacterium sp. JJR-5R genome. Coding sequences within it:
- the pnuC gene encoding nicotinamide riboside transporter PnuC; this encodes MNLYDLFIKPYETYTSIQVFSEAFAAVFGILSVYFSIKKNIWVYPTGIVSTLLYVYILFDFGLLGDCMINIYYTVMSIYGWMLWAGSSKDHIHVEVSRATEKEWRFGILLFALSFILVSAVYYYKPYIDNGFSMAGADLGLYHLDWANWLDVMTTSVFLVGMWFMAKRRIENWIFWIIGDFICIPMMIYKGLGITSVQYLVFTVMAILGYATWKKSLNKMY